In Lutra lutra chromosome 5, mLutLut1.2, whole genome shotgun sequence, a single genomic region encodes these proteins:
- the FLT4 gene encoding vascular endothelial growth factor receptor 3 isoform X8 — translation MQRGAALFLRLWLCLGLLDGERGLARGYSMTPPTLNITEETHVIDASDSLSISCRGQHPLEWSWPGAQEAPATGEKDGEDTGVVRDCEGTDTRPYCKILLLQEARANDTGSYRCYYKYIKARIEGTTAASTYVFVRDVEQPFINKPDTFLVNRKDSMWVPCLVSIPGLNVTLRSQQSSVLQPDGQEVVWDDRRGMRVPTPLLRDALYLQCETTWGGQDFLSNPFLVHITGNELYDIQLFPKKSLELLVGEKLVLNCTVWAEFNSGVTFNWDYPGKQAERGKWVPERRSQQTHTELSSILTIHNVSQHDLGPYVCEANNGIQRFQESTEVIVHEKPFISVEWLKGPVLEATAGDELVKLPVKLAAYPPPEFQWYKDRKSVSGRQSPHALVLKEVTEASAGTYTLVLWNSAAGLRRNISLELVVNVPPHIHEKEASSPSTYSRHSRQALTCTAYGVPPPLSVQWHWRPWTPCKAFAQRNLSRRQQRDHMPQCRDWREVTTQDAVNPIESLDTWTEFVEGKNKTVSKLVIQNANVSAMYKCVVFNKVGQDERLIYFYVTNIPDGFSIKSEPSEEPLEGQEVRLSCQADNYTYEQMRWYRLNLSTLHDAHGNPLLLDCKNVHLFATPLAAHLEEAEPDARHATLTLTIPSVAPEHEGDYVCEVQDRRSHDKHCHKKYLSVQALEAPRLTQNLTDLLVNVSDSLEMRCPVAGAHVPSILWYKDERLLEEESGIDLADSNQKLSIQRVREEDAGRYLCSVCNAKGCVNSSASVAVEGSEDKGSMEIVILVGTGVIAVFFWVLLLLIFCNMRRPAHADIKTGYLSIIMDPGEVPLEEQCEYLSYDASQWEFPRERLHLGRVLGHGAFGKVVEASAFGIHKGSSCDTVAVKMLKEGATASEHRALMSELKILIHIGNHLNVVNLLGACTKPNGPLMVIVEFCKYGNLSNFLRVKREAFSPYSEKSPEQRRRFRAMVEGAKADRRRPGSSERALLSRLLTGKGGAGRAPPVQEAQDLWLSPLTMEDLICYSFQVARGMEFLASRKCIHRDLAARNILLSECDVVKICDFGLARDIYKDPDYVRKGSARLPLKWMAPESIFDKVYTTQSDVWSFGVLLWEIFSLGASPYPGVQINEEFCQRLKEGTRMRAPELATPAIRTIMLSCWSGDPKERPAFSELVEILGDLLQGGGRQEEEDCMAPCGSQSLEEGSFLQTSTTALHVAEADPEDSPSSLHRHSLAARYYNCVSFPGCLPRGTQTQGSSRMKTFEEFPMTPTIYKASVDNQTDSGMVLASEEFEQLESSCKGPGRNVDMTRAHPDTQGRRRRPDREARGGQVFYNSEYGELAGPQDEGNCPPSARTPFFTDDSY, via the exons GCCTGGCGAGGGGCTACTCCATGACCCCTCCAACCCTAAACATCACAGAGGAGACACACGTCATTGACGCCAGTGACAGCCTGTCCATCTCCTGCAG GGGGCAGCACCCCCTTGAGTGGTCCTGGCCAGGGGCTCAAGAGGCACCAGCCACAGGGGAGAAGGACGGCGAGGACACAGGGGTGGTGCGAGACTGCGAGGGCACAGACACCAGGCCCTACTGCAAGATACTGCTGCTGCAGGAGGCCCGGGCCAACGACACGGGCAGCTACCGCTGCTACTACAAGTACATCAAAGCCCGCATCGAGGGCACCACGGCTGCCAGCACCTATGTGTTCGTGAGAG ACGTGGAGCAGCCGTTCATCAACAAGCCAGATACGTTCCTGGTCAACAGAAAGGATTCCATGTGGGTGCCCTGCTTGGTGTCCATCCCTGGCCTCAATGTCACGCTGCGATCG CAGCAAAGCTCAGTGCTGCAGCCCGACGGGCAGGAGGTGGTCTGGGACGACCGCAGGGGAATGCGCGTGCCCACACCGCTGCTGCGGGACGCCCTCTACCTGCAGTGTGAGACCACCTGGGGTGGCCAGGACTTCCTATCCAACCCCTTCCTCGTGCACATCACAG GCAATGAGCTCTATGACATCCAGCTGTTCCCCAAGAAGTCGCTGGAGCTGTTGGTCGGAGAAAAGCTGGTCCTGAACTGCACCGTGTGGGCCGAGTTCAACTCGGGCGTCACCTTCAACTGGGACTATCCAGGGAAGCAG GCAGAGCGGGGTAAGTGGGTGCCAGAGCGGCGCTCCCAGCAGACTCACACAGAGCTCTCCAGCATCCTGACCATCCACAACGTCAGCCAGCACGACCTGGGCCCATACGTTTGCGAGGCCAACAACGGCATCCAGCGATTCCAGGAGAGCACCGAGGTCATTGTACACG AAAAGCCCTTCATCAGCGTCGAGTGGCTCAAGGGTCCGGTCCTGGAGGCCACGGCAGGAGACGAGCTGGTGAAGCTGCCCGTGAAGCTAGCGGCGTACCCCCCGCCAGAGTTCCAATG GTACAAGGACAGAAAGTCAGTGTCCGGGCGCCAGAGTCCGCATGCCCTGGTACTCAAGGAGGTGACGGAGGCCAGCGCGGGCACCTACACCCTGGTCCTGTGGAACTCCGCGGCCGGCCTGAGGCGCAACATCAGCCTGGAGCTGGTGGTAAACG TGCCACCCCACATCCATGAGAAGGAGGCCTCCTCTCCCAGCACCTACTCCCGCCACAGTCGCCAGGCCCTAACCTGCACCGCCTACGGGGTCCCCCCTCCTCTCAGCGTCCAGTGGCACTGGCGACCGTGGACTCCCTGCAAGGCCTTCGCCCAGCGCAACCT CAGCCGGCGGCAGCAGAGAGACCACATGCCACAGTGTCGGGACTGGAGAGAGGTGACCACGCAGGACGCTGTGAACCCCATTGAAAGCCTGGACACGTGGACCGAGTTTGTGGAAGGGAAGAATAAG ACGGTGAGCAAGCTGGTGATCCAGAACGCCAATGTGTCTGCCATGTACAAGTGTGTGGTCTTCAACAAAGTGGGCCAGGATGAGCGGCTCATCTACTTCTACGTGACCA acATCCCTGATGGCTTCAGCATAAAATCCGAGCCATCGGAGGAGCCCCTGGAGGGCCAGGAGGTGCGCCTGAGCTGCCAGGCCGACAACTACACCTACGAGCAAATGCGCTGGTACCGCCTCAACCTGTCCACACTGCATGATGCCCACGGGAACCCGCTGCTGCTTGACTGCAAGAACGTGCACCTCTTCGCTACGCCTCTGGCCGCCCacctggaggaggcagagccagATGCGCGCCACGCCACGCTCACCCTGACCATCCCCAGCGTGGCGCCTGAGCACGAGGGCGACTACGTATGCGAGGTGCAGGACCGCCGCAGCCACGACAAGCACTGCCACAAGAAGTACCTGTCAGTGCAGG ccctggaagCCCCGCGCCTCACACAGAACTTGACGGACCTGCTGGTGAACGTGAGCGACTCCCTGGAGATGCGGTGCCCAGTGGCCGGGGCACACGTGCCCAGCATCTTGTGGTACAAAGATGAGAGGCTGCTGGAGGAAGAGTCTG GAATAGACCTGGCGGACTCGAACCAGAAGCTGAGCATACAGCGTGTGCGTGAGGAGGACGCGGGCCGCTACCTGTGCAGCGTGTGCAACGCCAAGGGCTGCGTCAACTCCTCTGCCAGCGTGGCTGTGGAAG GCTCCGAGGATAAAGGCAGCATGGAGATCGTGATCCTCGTCGGCACCGGAGTCATCGCTGTCTTCTTctgggtcctcctcctcctcatcttctgTAACATGAGGAGG ccagcccACGCAGACATCAAGACGGGCTACCTGTCCATCATCATGGACCCCGGGGAGGTGCCTCTGGAGGAGCAGTGTGAATACCTGTCCTATGACGCCAGCCAGTGGGAGTTCCCCCGGGAGCGGCTGCATCTTG GGAGAGTCCTCGGCCATGGGGCCTTCGGGAAGGTAGTGGAAGCCTCTGCTTTTGGAATCCACAAGGGCAGCAGCTGCGACACTGTGGCTGTGAAAATGCTGAAAG AGGGTGCCACAGCTAGCGAACATCGAGCCTTGATGTCGGAGCTCAAGATCCTAATCCACATCGGTAACCACCTCAACGTCGTCAACCTCCTGGGAGCGTGCACCAAGCCCAATG gccccctcATGGTGATCGTGGAGTTCTGCAAGTATGGCAATCTCTCCAACTTCTTGCGCGTCAAGCGGGAGGCCTTCAGCCCCTATTCG GAGAAGTCCCCTGAGCAGCGAAGGCGCTTTCGAGCCATGGTGGAAGGTGCCAAAGCGGACCGGAGGAGGCCGGGAAGCAGCGAGCGGGCCCTCCTCTCCCGGCTCCTGACGGGCAAGGGTGGGGCTGGGCGGGCCCCTCCCGTCCAAGAAG CCCAGGACCTGTGGCTGAGCCCACTGACCATGGAGGACCTCATCTGCTACAGCTTCCAGGTGGCCCGAGGGATGGAGTTCCTGGCCTCCCGCAAG TGCATCCACAGGGACCTGGCTGCTCGGAACATCTTGCTGTCAGAATGTGATGTGGTGAAGATCTGTGACTTCGGCCTGGCTCGTGACATCTACAAAGACCCCGACTACGTGCGCAAGGGCAGT GCCCGGCTGCCCCTGAAGTGGATGGCCCCCGAGAGCATCTTTGACAAGGTGTACACCACGCAGAGTGACGTATGGTCCTTTGGGGTGCTGCTCTGGGAGATCTTCTCCCTGG GAGCCTCCCCCTACCCAGGGGTGCAGATCAATGAGGAGTTCTGCCAACGGCTAAAGGAGGGCACACGGATGCGAGCCCCAGAGTTAGCCACTCCTGCCAT ACGCACCATCATGCTAAGCTGCTGGTCAGGGGACCCCAAAGAGAGGCCTGCGTTCTCAGAGCTGGTGGAGATCCTGGGGGACCTGCTGCAGGGTGGGGGCCGACAG gaggaggaggactgcATGGCCCCCTGTGGCTCTCAGAGTTTGGAGGAGGGCAGCTTCTTGCAAACATCCACCACTGCCCTGCACGTGGCCGAGGCAGACCCCGAGGACAGCCCATCGAGCCTGCACCGGCACAGCCTGGCCGCCAG ATATTATAACTGTGTGTCCTTTCCGGGGTGCCTGCCCAGAGGGACTCAGACGCAGGGTTCCTCCAGGATGAAGACGTTCGAAGAATTTCCCATGACCCCGACGATCTACAAGGCCTCCGTG GATAACCAGACGGACAGTGGGATGGTGCTGGCCTCCGAGGAGTTTGAGCAGCTGGAGAGCAG CTGTAAAGGACCGGGCCGGAACGTGGACATGACCAGGGCGCACCCTGACACCcaagggcggcggcggcggccagaCCGGGAGGCACGGGGAGGGCAGGTGTTCTACAACAGCGAGTACGGGGAGCTGGCGGGGCCCCAGGATGAGGGCAACTGCCCCCCATCCGCCCGCACGCCCTTCTTCACAGACGACAGTTACTGA
- the FLT4 gene encoding vascular endothelial growth factor receptor 3 isoform X2, which translates to MQRGAALFLRLWLCLGLLDGERGLARGYSMTPPTLNITEETHVIDASDSLSISCRGQHPLEWSWPGAQEAPATGEKDGEDTGVVRDCEGTDTRPYCKILLLQEARANDTGSYRCYYKYIKARIEGTTAASTYVFVRDVEQPFINKPDTFLVNRKDSMWVPCLVSIPGLNVTLRSQSSVLQPDGQEVVWDDRRGMRVPTPLLRDALYLQCETTWGGQDFLSNPFLVHITGNELYDIQLFPKKSLELLVGEKLVLNCTVWAEFNSGVTFNWDYPGKQAERGKWVPERRSQQTHTELSSILTIHNVSQHDLGPYVCEANNGIQRFQESTEVIVHEKPFISVEWLKGPVLEATAGDELVKLPVKLAAYPPPEFQWYKDRKSVSGRQSPHALVLKEVTEASAGTYTLVLWNSAAGLRRNISLELVVNVPPHIHEKEASSPSTYSRHSRQALTCTAYGVPPPLSVQWHWRPWTPCKAFAQRNLSRRQQRDHMPQCRDWREVTTQDAVNPIESLDTWTEFVEGKNKTVSKLVIQNANVSAMYKCVVFNKVGQDERLIYFYVTNIPDGFSIKSEPSEEPLEGQEVRLSCQADNYTYEQMRWYRLNLSTLHDAHGNPLLLDCKNVHLFATPLAAHLEEAEPDARHATLTLTIPSVAPEHEGDYVCEVQDRRSHDKHCHKKYLSVQALEAPRLTQNLTDLLVNVSDSLEMRCPVAGAHVPSILWYKDERLLEEESGIDLADSNQKLSIQRVREEDAGRYLCSVCNAKGCVNSSASVAVEGSEDKGSMEIVILVGTGVIAVFFWVLLLLIFCNMRRPAHADIKTGYLSIIMDPGEVPLEEQCEYLSYDASQWEFPRERLHLGRVLGHGAFGKVVEASAFGIHKGSSCDTVAVKMLKEGATASEHRALMSELKILIHIGNHLNVVNLLGACTKPNGPLMVIVEFCKYGNLSNFLRVKREAFSPYSEKSPEQRRRFRAMVEGAKADRRRPGSSERALLSRLLTGKGGAGRAPPVQEAQDLWLSPLTMEDLICYSFQVARGMEFLASRKCIHRDLAARNILLSECDVVKICDFGLARDIYKDPDYVRKGSARLPLKWMAPESIFDKVYTTQSDVWSFGVLLWEIFSLGASPYPGVQINEEFCQRLKEGTRMRAPELATPAIRTIMLSCWSGDPKERPAFSELVEILGDLLQGGGRQEEEDCMAPCGSQSLEEGSFLQTSTTALHVAEADPEDSPSSLHRHSLAARYYNCVSFPGCLPRGTQTQGSSRMKTFEEFPMTPTIYKASVDNQTDSGMVLASEEFEQLESRYRQESGLSSCKGPGRNVDMTRAHPDTQGRRRRPDREARGGQVFYNSEYGELAGPQDEGNCPPSARTPFFTDDSY; encoded by the exons GCCTGGCGAGGGGCTACTCCATGACCCCTCCAACCCTAAACATCACAGAGGAGACACACGTCATTGACGCCAGTGACAGCCTGTCCATCTCCTGCAG GGGGCAGCACCCCCTTGAGTGGTCCTGGCCAGGGGCTCAAGAGGCACCAGCCACAGGGGAGAAGGACGGCGAGGACACAGGGGTGGTGCGAGACTGCGAGGGCACAGACACCAGGCCCTACTGCAAGATACTGCTGCTGCAGGAGGCCCGGGCCAACGACACGGGCAGCTACCGCTGCTACTACAAGTACATCAAAGCCCGCATCGAGGGCACCACGGCTGCCAGCACCTATGTGTTCGTGAGAG ACGTGGAGCAGCCGTTCATCAACAAGCCAGATACGTTCCTGGTCAACAGAAAGGATTCCATGTGGGTGCCCTGCTTGGTGTCCATCCCTGGCCTCAATGTCACGCTGCGATCG CAAAGCTCAGTGCTGCAGCCCGACGGGCAGGAGGTGGTCTGGGACGACCGCAGGGGAATGCGCGTGCCCACACCGCTGCTGCGGGACGCCCTCTACCTGCAGTGTGAGACCACCTGGGGTGGCCAGGACTTCCTATCCAACCCCTTCCTCGTGCACATCACAG GCAATGAGCTCTATGACATCCAGCTGTTCCCCAAGAAGTCGCTGGAGCTGTTGGTCGGAGAAAAGCTGGTCCTGAACTGCACCGTGTGGGCCGAGTTCAACTCGGGCGTCACCTTCAACTGGGACTATCCAGGGAAGCAG GCAGAGCGGGGTAAGTGGGTGCCAGAGCGGCGCTCCCAGCAGACTCACACAGAGCTCTCCAGCATCCTGACCATCCACAACGTCAGCCAGCACGACCTGGGCCCATACGTTTGCGAGGCCAACAACGGCATCCAGCGATTCCAGGAGAGCACCGAGGTCATTGTACACG AAAAGCCCTTCATCAGCGTCGAGTGGCTCAAGGGTCCGGTCCTGGAGGCCACGGCAGGAGACGAGCTGGTGAAGCTGCCCGTGAAGCTAGCGGCGTACCCCCCGCCAGAGTTCCAATG GTACAAGGACAGAAAGTCAGTGTCCGGGCGCCAGAGTCCGCATGCCCTGGTACTCAAGGAGGTGACGGAGGCCAGCGCGGGCACCTACACCCTGGTCCTGTGGAACTCCGCGGCCGGCCTGAGGCGCAACATCAGCCTGGAGCTGGTGGTAAACG TGCCACCCCACATCCATGAGAAGGAGGCCTCCTCTCCCAGCACCTACTCCCGCCACAGTCGCCAGGCCCTAACCTGCACCGCCTACGGGGTCCCCCCTCCTCTCAGCGTCCAGTGGCACTGGCGACCGTGGACTCCCTGCAAGGCCTTCGCCCAGCGCAACCT CAGCCGGCGGCAGCAGAGAGACCACATGCCACAGTGTCGGGACTGGAGAGAGGTGACCACGCAGGACGCTGTGAACCCCATTGAAAGCCTGGACACGTGGACCGAGTTTGTGGAAGGGAAGAATAAG ACGGTGAGCAAGCTGGTGATCCAGAACGCCAATGTGTCTGCCATGTACAAGTGTGTGGTCTTCAACAAAGTGGGCCAGGATGAGCGGCTCATCTACTTCTACGTGACCA acATCCCTGATGGCTTCAGCATAAAATCCGAGCCATCGGAGGAGCCCCTGGAGGGCCAGGAGGTGCGCCTGAGCTGCCAGGCCGACAACTACACCTACGAGCAAATGCGCTGGTACCGCCTCAACCTGTCCACACTGCATGATGCCCACGGGAACCCGCTGCTGCTTGACTGCAAGAACGTGCACCTCTTCGCTACGCCTCTGGCCGCCCacctggaggaggcagagccagATGCGCGCCACGCCACGCTCACCCTGACCATCCCCAGCGTGGCGCCTGAGCACGAGGGCGACTACGTATGCGAGGTGCAGGACCGCCGCAGCCACGACAAGCACTGCCACAAGAAGTACCTGTCAGTGCAGG ccctggaagCCCCGCGCCTCACACAGAACTTGACGGACCTGCTGGTGAACGTGAGCGACTCCCTGGAGATGCGGTGCCCAGTGGCCGGGGCACACGTGCCCAGCATCTTGTGGTACAAAGATGAGAGGCTGCTGGAGGAAGAGTCTG GAATAGACCTGGCGGACTCGAACCAGAAGCTGAGCATACAGCGTGTGCGTGAGGAGGACGCGGGCCGCTACCTGTGCAGCGTGTGCAACGCCAAGGGCTGCGTCAACTCCTCTGCCAGCGTGGCTGTGGAAG GCTCCGAGGATAAAGGCAGCATGGAGATCGTGATCCTCGTCGGCACCGGAGTCATCGCTGTCTTCTTctgggtcctcctcctcctcatcttctgTAACATGAGGAGG ccagcccACGCAGACATCAAGACGGGCTACCTGTCCATCATCATGGACCCCGGGGAGGTGCCTCTGGAGGAGCAGTGTGAATACCTGTCCTATGACGCCAGCCAGTGGGAGTTCCCCCGGGAGCGGCTGCATCTTG GGAGAGTCCTCGGCCATGGGGCCTTCGGGAAGGTAGTGGAAGCCTCTGCTTTTGGAATCCACAAGGGCAGCAGCTGCGACACTGTGGCTGTGAAAATGCTGAAAG AGGGTGCCACAGCTAGCGAACATCGAGCCTTGATGTCGGAGCTCAAGATCCTAATCCACATCGGTAACCACCTCAACGTCGTCAACCTCCTGGGAGCGTGCACCAAGCCCAATG gccccctcATGGTGATCGTGGAGTTCTGCAAGTATGGCAATCTCTCCAACTTCTTGCGCGTCAAGCGGGAGGCCTTCAGCCCCTATTCG GAGAAGTCCCCTGAGCAGCGAAGGCGCTTTCGAGCCATGGTGGAAGGTGCCAAAGCGGACCGGAGGAGGCCGGGAAGCAGCGAGCGGGCCCTCCTCTCCCGGCTCCTGACGGGCAAGGGTGGGGCTGGGCGGGCCCCTCCCGTCCAAGAAG CCCAGGACCTGTGGCTGAGCCCACTGACCATGGAGGACCTCATCTGCTACAGCTTCCAGGTGGCCCGAGGGATGGAGTTCCTGGCCTCCCGCAAG TGCATCCACAGGGACCTGGCTGCTCGGAACATCTTGCTGTCAGAATGTGATGTGGTGAAGATCTGTGACTTCGGCCTGGCTCGTGACATCTACAAAGACCCCGACTACGTGCGCAAGGGCAGT GCCCGGCTGCCCCTGAAGTGGATGGCCCCCGAGAGCATCTTTGACAAGGTGTACACCACGCAGAGTGACGTATGGTCCTTTGGGGTGCTGCTCTGGGAGATCTTCTCCCTGG GAGCCTCCCCCTACCCAGGGGTGCAGATCAATGAGGAGTTCTGCCAACGGCTAAAGGAGGGCACACGGATGCGAGCCCCAGAGTTAGCCACTCCTGCCAT ACGCACCATCATGCTAAGCTGCTGGTCAGGGGACCCCAAAGAGAGGCCTGCGTTCTCAGAGCTGGTGGAGATCCTGGGGGACCTGCTGCAGGGTGGGGGCCGACAG gaggaggaggactgcATGGCCCCCTGTGGCTCTCAGAGTTTGGAGGAGGGCAGCTTCTTGCAAACATCCACCACTGCCCTGCACGTGGCCGAGGCAGACCCCGAGGACAGCCCATCGAGCCTGCACCGGCACAGCCTGGCCGCCAG ATATTATAACTGTGTGTCCTTTCCGGGGTGCCTGCCCAGAGGGACTCAGACGCAGGGTTCCTCCAGGATGAAGACGTTCGAAGAATTTCCCATGACCCCGACGATCTACAAGGCCTCCGTG GATAACCAGACGGACAGTGGGATGGTGCTGGCCTCCGAGGAGTTTGAGCAGCTGGAGAGCAGGTACAGACAAGAAAGCGGGCTCAG CAGCTGTAAAGGACCGGGCCGGAACGTGGACATGACCAGGGCGCACCCTGACACCcaagggcggcggcggcggccagaCCGGGAGGCACGGGGAGGGCAGGTGTTCTACAACAGCGAGTACGGGGAGCTGGCGGGGCCCCAGGATGAGGGCAACTGCCCCCCATCCGCCCGCACGCCCTTCTTCACAGACGACAGTTACTGA